In one Choloepus didactylus isolate mChoDid1 chromosome 1, mChoDid1.pri, whole genome shotgun sequence genomic region, the following are encoded:
- the CLDND1 gene encoding claudin domain-containing protein 1 — translation MDNRFATAFVIACVLSLISTIYMAASIGTDFWYEYRSPVQENSSDLNKSIWDGFTSDEADEKAYNDALFRYNGTVGLWRRCITIPKNTHWYSPPEKTESFDVVTKCISFTLNEQFMEKFVEPGNHNSGIDLLRTYLWRSQFLLPFVSLGLMCFGALIGLCACICRSLYPTIATGVLHLLAGLCTLGSVSCYVAGIELLHQKLELPENVSGEFGWSFCLACVSAPLQFMASALFIWAAHTNRKEYTLMKAYRVA, via the exons ATGGATAACCGTTTTGCCACAGCATTTGTAATTGCTTGTGTACTTAGCCTCATTTCCACCATCTATATGGCAGCCTCAATTGGCACAGACTTCTGGTATGAATATCGAAGTCCAGTTCAAGAAAATTCCAGTGATTTGAACAAAAGTATCTGGGACGGCTTCACTAGTGATGAGGCGGATGAAAAGGCTTATAATGACGCACTTTTCCGATATAATGGTACAGTGGGATTGTGGAGACGATGTATAACTATACCTAAAAACACGCACTGGTATAGCCCACCAGAAAAGACAG AGTCATTTGATGTGGTAACAAAATGCATCAGTTTCACACTAAATGAGCAGTTCATGGAGAAATTTGTTGAGCCCGGAAACCACAATAGTGGGATTGATCTCCTTAGGACCT atCTTTGGCGTTCCCAGTTCCTTTTGCCTTTTGTTAGTCTAGGTTTGATGTGCTTTGGGGCTTTGATTGGACTTTGTGCTTGTATCTGCCGAAGCTTGTATCCTACCATTGCCACGGGCGTTCTCCATCTCCTTGCAG GTCTGTGTACACTGGGCTCAGTAAGTTGTTATGTTGCTGGAATTGAACTACTTCACCAGAAACTAGAGCTGCCTGAGAATGTGTCAGGTGAATTTGGATGGTCATTCTGCCTGGCTTGCGTCTCAGCTCCCTTACAGTTCATGGCTTCTGCTCTCTTCATATGGGCCGCTCACACCAACCGGAAAGAGTACACCTTAATGAAGGCATATCGTGTGGCATGA